One window of Pectobacterium carotovorum genomic DNA carries:
- the deoD gene encoding purine-nucleoside phosphorylase, with protein sequence MATPHINAEMGDFADVVLMPGDPLRAKYIAETFLDDAREVNNVRGMLGFTGTYKGRKISVMGHGMGIPSCSIYAKELITEFGVKKIIRVGSCGAVREDVKLRDVVIGMGACTDSKVNRMRFKDHDYAAIADFDMVRNAVDAAKARDVSVRVGNIFSADLFYTPDPQMFDVMEKYGILGVEMEAAGIYGVAAEFGAKALAICTVSDHIRTGAQTTSEERQNTFNEMIEIALESVLLGDNE encoded by the coding sequence ATGGCTACGCCACATATTAATGCAGAAATGGGTGATTTCGCGGACGTTGTACTGATGCCGGGCGACCCGCTGCGTGCTAAGTACATTGCAGAAACCTTTCTGGATGATGCCCGCGAAGTGAACAACGTGCGTGGCATGTTAGGGTTCACCGGGACTTACAAAGGCCGTAAAATTTCGGTAATGGGCCACGGTATGGGTATCCCATCCTGCTCAATTTATGCGAAAGAACTGATCACCGAATTCGGCGTGAAGAAGATCATTCGTGTGGGTTCCTGCGGTGCGGTACGTGAAGATGTTAAGCTGCGCGACGTGGTAATCGGCATGGGTGCCTGTACGGATTCCAAAGTGAACCGTATGCGTTTCAAAGATCACGACTACGCGGCGATTGCCGATTTCGATATGGTGCGTAATGCCGTTGATGCTGCCAAAGCACGCGATGTTTCTGTCCGCGTCGGTAACATCTTCTCCGCCGATCTGTTCTACACGCCAGATCCGCAGATGTTCGACGTGATGGAAAAATACGGCATTCTGGGTGTGGAAATGGAAGCGGCCGGTATCTATGGCGTCGCGGCTGAGTTCGGTGCGAAAGCGCTGGCAATCTGTACCGTTTCTGACCACATTCGTACCGGTGCACAAACCACGTCAGAAGAGCGTCAAAACACGTTCAACGAGATGATCGAAATCGCGCTGGAATCCGTTCTACTGGGCGATAACGAGTAA
- a CDS encoding ABC transporter ATP-binding protein/permease, translating to MQTLKRFYALVAPFWLTTRATLLWLLLLLIMSLTLSVVWISVQYNNWSRDFYDALADYFQHASIYDMAVRYLAYTLLFVLVIICGNWLKKQLIIRWRDTMAHQYEQDWLRNHAHYQLSAGLDNPDQRIAEDIRLLIEQSLELLLSLLKNTARFFSFIAILWQLSGVHTFTLIGYTITVHGYLVWIALVYAAVASVVTHLLGHRLHKLNIERQQAEADYRATLLRVRDNSEQIAFYQGSDAEQQRMRQHFLPIVQNWQRLMTREFRLESFTTSYFRFSLIIPVFATLPLFLARQVSLGAIMQARSAFGYVLDAFGWFIDAYRQLVQWSSTIERLWEFQHRLQQLPTPEEPLHEGHALHINALSVSRPEGSPYFSPLTLTLQAGEWAVLSAVSGSGKTTLLRALAGLWPTSQGERHFPAGRALFLPQKAYLPQDTLRQVLCYPQAQLADTARLIAVLEQTGLAALIPRLDDKANWSRELSGGEQQRLSLARALLLRPTLLCLDEATSQLDDAAALQLLEHIRTTLPQTIVLAVSHQPAVLASFKHQVRLTPLAPEKKAHTENRIVDPSVAPPAADVQQVAYGRI from the coding sequence ATGCAAACGCTTAAACGCTTTTATGCACTGGTCGCACCTTTCTGGCTGACCACGCGAGCCACGCTGCTCTGGTTGCTACTGCTGCTGATTATGAGCCTGACGCTCTCTGTCGTGTGGATCAGTGTGCAGTACAACAACTGGAGCCGGGATTTTTACGACGCGCTGGCCGACTACTTTCAGCACGCGTCAATCTACGACATGGCCGTGCGCTATCTGGCCTATACGCTGCTGTTCGTGCTGGTGATCATCTGTGGCAACTGGCTCAAGAAACAGCTGATTATCCGCTGGCGCGATACCATGGCGCATCAGTATGAGCAGGATTGGCTGCGTAATCATGCCCACTATCAGCTCAGCGCCGGGCTGGATAACCCCGATCAGCGCATCGCGGAAGATATCCGTCTGCTGATCGAACAGAGTCTCGAACTCCTGCTTTCGCTGCTGAAAAATACCGCCCGTTTTTTCTCTTTCATCGCCATTCTCTGGCAGCTTTCCGGCGTCCATACCTTCACGCTAATCGGTTATACCATCACGGTACACGGCTATCTGGTGTGGATCGCGCTGGTTTACGCCGCAGTAGCCAGCGTGGTGACGCACCTGCTAGGGCATCGCCTGCACAAGCTGAATATTGAACGTCAGCAGGCAGAAGCCGACTACCGCGCCACGCTGCTGCGGGTGCGAGACAACAGCGAGCAAATCGCGTTTTACCAAGGGAGCGACGCCGAGCAGCAGCGGATGCGGCAACACTTCCTGCCCATCGTGCAAAATTGGCAGCGTTTAATGACGCGAGAATTCCGGCTGGAAAGCTTTACGACCAGCTATTTCCGTTTCAGCCTGATTATTCCGGTTTTCGCTACCCTGCCACTGTTTCTCGCCCGTCAGGTTAGCCTCGGGGCGATTATGCAGGCGCGATCCGCCTTCGGTTATGTGCTGGATGCCTTTGGCTGGTTTATCGATGCCTATCGCCAGTTGGTTCAGTGGTCTTCTACGATTGAACGGCTGTGGGAATTCCAGCACCGCTTACAGCAATTACCGACGCCAGAGGAACCGCTCCATGAAGGCCATGCTCTGCACATCAACGCGCTGTCAGTCTCGCGCCCCGAAGGGTCACCGTACTTCTCCCCGCTGACGCTCACGCTTCAGGCTGGCGAATGGGCGGTACTCAGCGCAGTCAGCGGCAGTGGAAAAACCACGCTGCTGCGGGCGCTGGCGGGGCTGTGGCCAACCTCGCAAGGAGAGAGGCATTTCCCTGCGGGCCGCGCGCTGTTTTTACCGCAAAAGGCCTATTTACCGCAGGACACGCTGCGTCAGGTACTGTGTTATCCGCAGGCACAGTTAGCGGATACCGCACGGTTGATCGCGGTACTAGAACAAACCGGGCTGGCCGCGCTGATTCCCCGTCTGGACGACAAGGCGAACTGGAGCCGGGAACTATCAGGCGGTGAACAACAGCGTCTGTCGCTCGCGCGTGCGTTACTGCTGCGCCCGACGCTACTTTGTCTGGATGAGGCCACCAGCCAGCTCGACGACGCAGCGGCGCTTCAACTACTAGAACACATCAGGACTACGCTGCCACAAACCATTGTTTTGGCCGTCAGCCATCAGCCTGCCGTACTGGCCAGTTTCAAACATCAGGTACGGTTAACGCCACTTGCACCAGAGAAGAAAGCGCACACAGAGAACCGTATTGTCGATCCTTCTGTTGCGCCGCCAGCGGCGGATGTACAGCAGGTTGCTTACGGAAGGATTTGA